A genomic window from Deltaproteobacteria bacterium includes:
- a CDS encoding TRAP transporter permease, with protein MDEEVVKVERNRQLRGILSLIGSGIAIALSIFQLYTAGLGALTAMFQRGIHIMFVLAIVYLYYPPSKKASRVRFDGYLILDLFLFALSFAVVLYILAFFDQIIERQGEWTALDIVMGGVATLLVIEATRRAIGLVMSIICIVFIFYAYLGSYIPGLLCHKGYSIPRIVGQLYLTTEGIFGLPLGVAATFVFIFVLFGSFLEGTGGGNFFTQLAYALTGRMVGGPAKTAVIASGFMGSVSGSAVANVVTTGSFTIPMMKNTGYRPHVAGAIEAAASTGGQLMPPIMGAGAFLMAEFTNTPYLKIVKIALIPAIMYYFAVYCFVHLEAKKTGIKRLDAKDLPKLFAVIKRGFHFLIPIGVLVYFLVANYSPMMVGFMGVISVLLVCMIRKETRIGIWDILRLLERGAKNAGMVSVACAAAGIIVGVVGLTGLGLKFSSVVLSLSGGIKLIAILLVGLASMFLGMGLPVTASYIVLVILAGPALMELGMAMLTAHMIVFWYSQDANVTPPVALAAFAGAGIAGTEAMKTAFVSWRVAIGMYVIPILMAYSPLLLDGPMPQVIRAILSGCLALMAFASLFERYLRRENTIPEQIMMGAAVLGFMWPYLWANITGLILLLTVFVLQMRKG; from the coding sequence ATGGATGAGGAAGTTGTCAAGGTAGAACGCAATAGGCAACTGAGGGGAATTCTCTCTCTTATAGGTTCGGGGATCGCTATAGCCCTTTCTATTTTTCAACTCTACACTGCTGGTCTTGGTGCCCTTACGGCCATGTTCCAAAGGGGCATACACATCATGTTTGTATTGGCCATCGTCTACCTCTATTACCCCCCTTCCAAGAAGGCCTCAAGGGTGAGGTTTGATGGATACCTCATCCTTGATTTATTTCTCTTTGCCCTTTCTTTCGCAGTAGTCCTCTATATCCTGGCGTTTTTCGATCAGATCATAGAGAGGCAGGGGGAATGGACTGCCCTCGATATAGTGATGGGAGGTGTGGCCACCCTTTTGGTCATAGAGGCAACCAGGAGGGCAATTGGCCTGGTCATGTCTATTATATGTATCGTCTTTATCTTCTACGCCTATCTGGGATCATATATTCCTGGCCTTCTTTGTCATAAGGGGTACAGTATCCCTCGCATAGTGGGACAATTGTATTTGACAACTGAAGGGATCTTTGGTCTTCCCCTTGGTGTTGCTGCTACGTTCGTGTTTATCTTCGTCCTGTTCGGTTCTTTCCTCGAGGGAACAGGTGGTGGCAACTTCTTCACACAACTGGCCTATGCCCTTACAGGACGTATGGTAGGCGGACCTGCCAAGACAGCGGTCATCGCCAGCGGATTTATGGGATCGGTCTCGGGTAGCGCCGTGGCCAATGTGGTCACCACTGGTTCCTTTACCATCCCCATGATGAAAAATACTGGTTACAGGCCCCATGTCGCTGGTGCTATAGAGGCGGCGGCCTCCACCGGCGGCCAGCTCATGCCACCGATCATGGGTGCAGGGGCGTTCTTGATGGCGGAGTTTACCAACACGCCTTATTTGAAGATCGTCAAGATTGCGTTAATACCCGCCATTATGTATTACTTCGCTGTGTATTGCTTCGTTCACCTGGAAGCGAAAAAAACGGGTATCAAACGTCTTGATGCCAAGGACCTTCCGAAATTGTTCGCCGTCATAAAGAGGGGCTTTCACTTTCTAATTCCCATCGGAGTCCTTGTCTACTTTCTCGTCGCCAACTATAGTCCTATGATGGTCGGATTCATGGGGGTAATCTCTGTCCTGTTAGTGTGTATGATACGTAAAGAAACAAGAATAGGCATTTGGGATATTCTGAGACTCCTCGAAAGAGGGGCGAAGAATGCGGGGATGGTCTCTGTGGCCTGTGCGGCTGCTGGGATCATTGTGGGGGTGGTGGGGCTTACCGGGCTTGGGCTCAAGTTCTCAAGTGTGGTGCTTTCCCTGTCAGGTGGGATAAAGCTTATTGCCATCTTACTTGTCGGCCTTGCCTCGATGTTCCTGGGTATGGGGCTTCCGGTGACAGCCTCCTATATTGTCCTTGTAATCCTGGCAGGACCGGCCCTCATGGAGCTAGGGATGGCGATGCTCACGGCCCATATGATCGTCTTCTGGTACAGCCAAGACGCCAATGTCACCCCTCCTGTGGCCCTTGCCGCCTTTGCTGGAGCAGGGATAGCCGGGACAGAGGCCATGAAGACAGCCTTTGTGAGTTGGAGGGTCGCCATTGGCATGTACGTAATACCTATTCTCATGGCCTATTCACCTCTGCTCCTCGACGGCCCTATGCCCCAGGTGATCCGAGCTATATTGAGTGGGTGCTTGGCGCTTATGGCCTTTGCCTCCTTATTTGAAAGATATCTCCGCAGGGAAAACACGATCCCTGAGCAGATAATGATGGGAGCGGCTGTCTTG
- a CDS encoding DUF1850 domain-containing protein: MRRAVLLAVMLGATALLLICTPWLVIEDIGGGGRVAAFPLKWGERFEICYIHSVDRKPVCEVFSLQRGKGIVLHETYFRMFGAGMGHWQGHGHIVGEGGWIKIKEIGEPVGSFLLRVGSRGVDHTLSVRGKKINLTEKAEGKLVELKMKTHPWILSLIRK, translated from the coding sequence GTGAGGAGGGCAGTCCTTTTAGCTGTTATGCTTGGAGCGACCGCCCTCCTCCTTATATGTACTCCTTGGCTGGTCATAGAGGATATAGGGGGGGGAGGAAGGGTAGCGGCCTTTCCACTTAAGTGGGGTGAGCGGTTTGAGATATGCTACATCCACTCTGTGGATCGCAAACCAGTGTGCGAAGTATTCAGCCTCCAGAGAGGGAAAGGGATTGTGCTTCACGAGACCTACTTTCGGATGTTTGGAGCAGGCATGGGACACTGGCAAGGACACGGTCATATTGTTGGTGAAGGGGGATGGATCAAGATAAAGGAGATAGGTGAACCTGTAGGCAGCTTTCTCCTAAGGGTAGGTTCTCGCGGGGTTGATCATACCCTCTCTGTGAGAGGGAAAAAGATCAACCTCACGGAGAAGGCTGAAGGAAAGCTTGTAGAGCTGAAGATGAAGACCCACCCCTGGATTTTGTCTTTGATCAGAAAGTGA
- a CDS encoding TAXI family TRAP transporter solute-binding subunit, which translates to MKVFLIMICAIFLVGLVFGASQAPAKEQLISVSTGGTGGVYYPYGGGLAEIWTRYVPGVKAVAEVTGASVENVRLAHRGETLIGEVMNDVAYQAYYAEGRFKGKPQKILAMFQMYPHHYHVVALKGSGIKTIYDIKGKHVSVGAPGSGTEFKTNLVFKALGISYKDFKVHRLSFTENAHALKDKTIDVGIWDVAAPTSSVMDLATTRDIALISFSDEDIKKICDAYPFYSPFVMPPGTYKGVDYPVKNPSVWNTVLCNADVSEDLVYKLVKAVFEHKDYLEKIHPFAKYTTPENALAHSAIPLHPGAIKYYRELGLKIPDRLIPKK; encoded by the coding sequence ATGAAGGTTTTTCTCATTATGATATGTGCCATATTCTTGGTGGGGCTTGTCTTCGGGGCAAGCCAAGCTCCTGCAAAGGAACAGCTCATCTCCGTCAGTACTGGCGGGACCGGTGGGGTCTATTATCCTTATGGCGGTGGCCTGGCCGAGATATGGACCAGGTATGTGCCGGGTGTGAAGGCAGTGGCAGAGGTCACAGGTGCATCTGTGGAAAACGTCAGACTGGCCCACAGGGGTGAGACCCTGATCGGTGAGGTGATGAACGACGTAGCCTATCAGGCCTATTACGCAGAAGGGCGGTTTAAGGGGAAGCCCCAGAAGATCCTGGCCATGTTCCAGATGTACCCCCATCACTATCACGTGGTGGCCCTGAAGGGGTCTGGGATCAAGACCATTTATGACATCAAGGGGAAGCATGTCTCCGTGGGTGCACCTGGCAGCGGCACCGAGTTTAAGACCAATCTGGTCTTCAAGGCCCTGGGGATCTCTTATAAGGATTTCAAGGTCCACCGCCTCTCGTTTACAGAGAACGCCCACGCCCTCAAGGATAAGACCATTGATGTGGGGATATGGGATGTGGCTGCCCCTACCTCGTCTGTCATGGATCTGGCCACCACCAGGGATATCGCCCTCATCTCCTTCAGCGACGAGGACATTAAAAAAATCTGCGATGCCTACCCCTTCTACTCCCCTTTTGTGATGCCACCTGGTACCTATAAAGGGGTAGATTATCCGGTGAAGAATCCCTCAGTTTGGAACACCGTTCTCTGCAACGCCGATGTATCAGAGGATCTGGTGTATAAACTGGTGAAGGCGGTCTTTGAGCATAAGGATTATCTGGAAAAGATACACCCCTTTGCCAAGTATACCACTCCGGAAAACGCCCTAGCCCACTCGGCCATTCCCCTGCATCCGGGTGCCATCAAGTATTACCGTGAACTGGGCCTTAAAATACCTGATCGTCTGATACCGAAGAAGTAA
- a CDS encoding ABC transporter ATP-binding protein — translation MLKLENLESGYGPMQVLWGPNMEVKEGSITSLLGPNGVGKTTLLRTIFGSIEPWGGKITYEGEEITHLPTHKKVDLGVVLVPEGRHLFVGMSVHENLIMGAYPKKALKNVNETVELVYSLFPILKERDKQRAGSLSGGEQQMLTIARALMTRPKLIMLDEPSQGLAPKLVGEVFETIEKMEAEIGLTILLVEQNVEASLNASDYVYVMHEGTIKAEGSAEQIKGSQDIREAYLGI, via the coding sequence ATGCTGAAGCTTGAAAATCTTGAATCTGGATATGGGCCAATGCAGGTATTGTGGGGGCCGAACATGGAGGTCAAAGAGGGTTCTATAACCTCCTTGCTCGGGCCCAACGGAGTCGGGAAAACTACCCTGCTCAGGACTATCTTTGGTTCGATAGAGCCCTGGGGGGGGAAAATCACCTATGAAGGTGAGGAGATCACCCATTTGCCGACCCACAAAAAGGTGGATCTGGGCGTCGTGCTCGTCCCTGAGGGGAGGCACCTTTTCGTCGGCATGAGCGTGCACGAAAATCTCATCATGGGGGCCTATCCCAAAAAGGCCTTGAAAAACGTAAATGAGACCGTCGAACTGGTATATTCTCTATTCCCCATCTTAAAGGAAAGGGACAAACAAAGGGCTGGTTCGCTGAGTGGTGGAGAACAGCAGATGTTGACCATTGCCAGGGCATTGATGACGAGGCCAAAGTTAATAATGCTTGATGAACCAAGTCAGGGCTTAGCCCCCAAGCTTGTGGGTGAGGTCTTCGAGACGATCGAAAAGATGGAGGCCGAGATAGGCCTGACCATCCTCCTTGTTGAGCAAAACGTTGAGGCCTCTCTTAATGCCTCGGACTATGTCTACGTCATGCACGAGGGTACAATAAAGGCAGAGGGGAGTGCGGAGCAGATAAAAGGGTCACAGGATATAAGGGAGGCGTACCTGGGGATTTAA